The proteins below come from a single Chelmon rostratus isolate fCheRos1 chromosome 10, fCheRos1.pri, whole genome shotgun sequence genomic window:
- the LOC121612539 gene encoding nucleolar protein 4-like isoform X2, with protein sequence MSEPTWLAADLGAASDLSPPSRGERMRHSPQNTHIKEDDEDSSSESGSGNGLPALTPPSSAVTDAAIVRETEVVNGNGGPAPLDFSTPTSSSSSSEDQQPMNLSDPPPQRLPLSASHLPVTVSAAAAALLGALHPNAPEELRRKYPLAAKPPLAPQPHLPHTHTLHTHNAHVPNTHSQSHTHSAELRLDRDGREYGGKSPQYSSGGSYDSVKMDLSAEDLTMGRHGSQVAPDDDDDDHDDHDDNDKINDTEGVDPERLKAFNMFVRLFVDENLDRMVPISKQPKEKIQAIIESCSRQFPEFQERARKRIRTYLKSCRRMKKNGMETRPTPPHLTSAMAENILAAACESESRNAAKRMRLEAYHDEQICVDKPSSGGGGLREPPSLAHSAYSLAASAFSSQDTQLYINGAGLSYGYRGYPGLGAAMQHPVSLTTGAAAQSNGPTDLSMKSLSSANISNSSSSASTNNSLGGRGSGGAGGGGASTQLSQPEITAVRQLIAGYRESAAFLLRSADELENLILQQN encoded by the exons AGGACTCATCATCAGAGAGCGGCAGCGGGAACGGCCTGCCTGCCCTGACCCCGCCCTCCTCCGCCGTAACCGACGCTGCCATAGTCAGGGAAACCGAGGTCGTCAATGGCAACGGTGGCCCCGCCCCGCTGGACTTCAGCACgcccacttcctcctcctcgtcgtcCGAGGACCAGCAGCCGATGAACCTGAGCGACCCGCCCCCTCAGCGGCTGCCCCTGTCCGCCTCACACCTGCCCGTCACCGTGTCCGCAGCGGCCGCCGCGCTGCTCGGTGCTCTGCATCCAAACGCGCCCGAGGAGCTCCGCAGGAAGTACCCGCTGGCTGCCAAACCGCCCCTGGCCCCGCAACCTCAcctgccccacacacacacgctccacacacacaatgcacatgttcccaacacacactcccagtcccacacacacagcgcagagCTGCGACTGGACCGAGACGGCAGGGAGTACGGGGGCAAG TCCCCTCAGTACAGTTCTGGTGGCAGCTACGACAGCGTGAAGATGGACTTGAGTGCCGAGGACCTGACCATGGGTCGTCACGGCAGCCAGGTCGCCCCCGACGATGACGACGACGACCACGACGACCACGACGACAACGACAAGATCAACGACACGGAGGGAGTGGATCCCGAGAGGCTAAAGGCTTTCAAT ATGTTTGTGCGCCTGTTTGTGGATGAGAACTTGGACCGGATGGTTCCCATCTCCAAACAGCCCAAGGAGAAGATCCAGGCCATCATCGAGTCCTGCAGCAGACAGTTCCCAGAATTCCAGGAACGCGCCCGAAAGCGCATCCGCACCTACCTCAAGTCCTGCCGACGCATGAAGAAGAACGGCATGGAG ACTCGTCCTActccacctcacctcacctcagcCATGGCTGAGAACATTCTGGCTGCCGCCTGCGAGAGCGAATCCCGCAACGCCGCAAAGAGGATGCGCCTCGAAGCCTATCAC GATGAGCAGATCTGTGTGGACAAGCCGTCCAGCGGCGGAGGAGGTCTGAGGGAGCCGCCGTCCCTCGCTCACTCCGCCTACTCCCTGGCCGCATCAGCCTTCTCCTCCCAGGACACCCAGCTCTACATCAACGGAGCCGGACTCAGCTACGGTTACCGTGGATACCCGGGCCTGGGCGCTGCCATGCAACACCCCGTTTCCCTGACGACCGGCGCTGCTGCACAGAGCAACG gcCCCACAGACCTCAGCATGAAATCCCTCTCCTCTGCCAACATCAgtaactcctcctcctctgcctccaccaaCAACAGCCTGGGCGGGCGGGGCAGCGGGGGTGCAGGAGGGGGCGGGGCGTCGACCCAGCTCAGCCAACCGGAGATCACGGCCGTGCGTCAGCTGATCGCCGGCTACCGGGAGTCGGCCGCCTTCCTGCTTCGCTCTGCAGACGAGCTGGAGAACCTCATCCTGCAGCAGAACTGA